Proteins found in one Aethina tumida isolate Nest 87 chromosome 1, icAetTumi1.1, whole genome shotgun sequence genomic segment:
- the LOC109594913 gene encoding uncharacterized protein LOC109594913, protein MSGASISYPHHQHGGYSATADGRSSQSRADLRSVKSAMATCYPAYELTPPQRTVPVQKDYSRPLHVDCSVEYELPNTAKPPQGVRNEPLLMIHPCYFRKIESQRRSPFINNLPNRPAAAVKRRMPRGQQVPQQVPQQAAQYPVQYSAATDRQLWEPMPPLVPISAAQPYCKREPLVSACGTYSSSGSDSGHWTDPDRSPDRPEDKHILSGKYRQYLRAHRLHPYMSSAIPLASTFPQIQQVCYNV, encoded by the coding sequence ATGTCGGGAGCATCGATTTCCTACCCCCACCACCAGCACGGAGGGTACTCGGCAACAGCAGACGGCCGATCGAGTCAGTCGAGGGCCGATCTTCGGTCAGTAAAGAGCGCCATGGCTACGTGCTATCCCGCGTACGAACTGACACCTCCACAGAGGACAGTGCCCGTGCAAAAGGACTATTCGAGACCGCTCCACGTGGACTGCAGCGTGGAATACGAACTGCCCAACACGGCCAAGCCGCCGCAGGGCGTCCGCAACGAGCCGCTGCTCATGATCCATCCGTGCTACTTCAGGAAGATCGAGAGCCAGCGGCGAAGTCCCTTCATCAACAATCTTCCTAACAGACCGGCGGCCGCCGTCAAGCGGAGGATGCCCCGCGGCCAGCAGGTGCCCCAACAAGTGCCACAGCAGGCCGCCCAGTATCCCGTTCAGTATTCGGCCGCGACCGACCGACAGCTCTGGGAACCCATGCCTCCCCTAGTGCCAATATCAGCTGCTCAGCCTTACTGCAAGCGCGAACCGCTTGTGTCCGCGTGCGGCACCTACAGCTCATCGGGCAGCGATTCCGGCCACTGGACCGACCCGGACCGGTCGCCGGACCGTCCGGAGGACAAGCACATCCTGTCCGGAAAGTATCGCCAGTATCTGAGGGCGCACAGATTGCATCCGTACATGAGTTCGGCGATACCGCTGGCCTCCACATTCCCTCAGATCCAGCAGGTGTGCTACAACGTGTGA